One genomic segment of Caldimonas brevitalea includes these proteins:
- a CDS encoding choice-of-anchor D domain-containing protein, translating into MRAGLAAAVALAAQALAPQTALAQAVTLPDTAYRAKCIACHEYPVRVLSTGASPLGYGKIIGNAKIDGTVAQMRTAMPAAYAYNLSPEAISDAEVAQVQSFLRMVRDLVVIPSVPAFPTTVAGTTSGAPGTITIANARAAAVPYSYSVTGANAGDFSVSASCTGGSVPADNTDTPCTLTVQFSPSAAGVSGTRSATLVLSFTGTSGDPTPPTRNIPLQGDAQVLAPQFSISPTGLTFSAVAGASTTGTATITNGGNANLVLGTLSFSGAQASDYSFGAGNQCVASGVLTPGSNCQLVVQFAPPAAGARNASLSITHNASGSPQVLTLAGTATPAPQPAIELSVASVAFGDTQLGSTAQRSFTVRNSGQAPLGFTSFTLGGAAAGDYTRGGTCTTGTPLAVGATCSVTLSFTPGALGSRSATLSIASNASNGTASVPLSGSGVPVPAPAVSLSAGSLDFGSQTVGGIYPARSVTLTNSGNQPLVLTSLAASGAGFALTTGSPCPATLAAGASCTVSVGFTPTAAGTDYAGAIDIVSNAPGSPHRVALAGRGTVDAVPALVWSPAVARMSFGDVSVGTVSAVQSATLTNQGPGGAVLHIANAVGVGASSYSVTLAGCTVGQVIFQGQSCQVNVQFTPDGAGEKTATVQVASSGSHPPTLTLQGTGLAAPGAGLAVSATAVSFSGTQQGSRSLPSELTLSSRGTGSLRVTGLEVQGPYNVQNKSCPTLPFTLPPGSECTLSITFEPTGTGAAGGVLSITSDASATPQQVTLSGEGTPAADTSGGGCSLVEGDTLVDPTLWALLLAAGGVLVWRRREGAADARASRHGGART; encoded by the coding sequence ATGCGCGCCGGGCTGGCTGCGGCGGTGGCGCTCGCGGCTCAGGCGCTGGCGCCGCAGACGGCCCTCGCGCAGGCGGTGACGCTGCCGGACACGGCCTACAGGGCCAAGTGCATAGCGTGCCACGAGTATCCGGTCCGCGTGCTGAGCACGGGGGCGAGCCCGCTCGGCTACGGCAAGATCATCGGCAACGCCAAGATCGACGGCACGGTCGCGCAGATGCGCACCGCGATGCCGGCCGCCTACGCCTACAACCTGAGCCCGGAAGCGATCAGCGACGCGGAAGTGGCGCAGGTACAGTCGTTCCTGCGCATGGTGCGCGACCTGGTGGTGATCCCATCGGTGCCGGCCTTCCCGACCACCGTGGCCGGCACGACCAGCGGAGCCCCAGGCACTATCACGATCGCCAATGCGCGGGCCGCCGCGGTGCCCTACAGCTATAGCGTCACCGGCGCGAATGCCGGCGACTTCTCGGTGTCGGCCTCGTGCACCGGGGGCTCGGTGCCGGCCGACAACACCGACACGCCTTGCACGCTGACCGTGCAGTTCTCACCCAGCGCGGCGGGCGTCAGCGGCACGCGCAGTGCCACCCTGGTGCTGAGCTTCACCGGCACCAGCGGCGACCCGACACCGCCGACGCGCAACATTCCGCTGCAAGGCGACGCGCAGGTGCTGGCACCGCAGTTCAGCATCTCACCCACCGGCCTGACCTTCTCGGCGGTGGCGGGGGCCAGCACCACCGGCACCGCCACCATCACCAACGGCGGCAATGCCAACCTGGTGCTCGGCACGCTGAGTTTCAGCGGCGCGCAGGCCAGCGACTACTCGTTCGGCGCCGGCAACCAATGTGTGGCATCGGGTGTGTTGACGCCGGGCAGCAACTGCCAACTGGTGGTGCAGTTCGCCCCCCCGGCGGCCGGTGCCCGCAACGCCAGCCTCAGCATCACCCACAACGCCAGCGGCAGCCCGCAGGTGCTGACGCTGGCGGGCACCGCGACGCCGGCGCCGCAGCCCGCGATCGAACTGAGCGTGGCGTCGGTCGCGTTCGGCGACACCCAGCTGGGCAGCACGGCACAACGCTCGTTCACGGTGCGCAACAGCGGCCAGGCACCGCTCGGCTTCACCAGCTTCACGCTCGGTGGTGCGGCGGCCGGCGACTACACGCGCGGCGGCACCTGCACGACGGGCACGCCGCTGGCGGTCGGGGCCACCTGCAGCGTGACCCTCAGCTTCACGCCGGGCGCGCTCGGCTCGCGCTCCGCCACGTTGTCGATCGCCTCGAACGCGAGCAACGGCACCGCCAGCGTGCCGCTGAGCGGGTCGGGCGTGCCGGTGCCGGCTCCGGCCGTCAGCCTGTCGGCCGGCAGCCTCGACTTCGGCTCGCAGACCGTGGGGGGGATCTACCCGGCACGCAGCGTGACGCTGACCAACAGCGGCAACCAACCACTGGTGTTGACGTCGCTGGCGGCCAGCGGGGCCGGCTTTGCGCTGACCACCGGGTCGCCCTGCCCGGCGACACTGGCCGCGGGCGCGAGCTGCACCGTGTCGGTCGGCTTCACGCCCACCGCGGCCGGCACCGATTACGCCGGCGCCATCGACATCGTCAGCAACGCGCCGGGGTCGCCCCATCGTGTGGCGCTGGCCGGGCGCGGCACGGTGGACGCAGTGCCGGCGCTGGTGTGGTCGCCCGCGGTGGCCCGCATGAGTTTCGGCGACGTGTCGGTGGGCACGGTGTCGGCGGTGCAGTCCGCCACGCTGACCAACCAGGGCCCGGGCGGCGCGGTGCTGCACATCGCCAATGCGGTGGGTGTCGGCGCGTCGAGCTATTCGGTGACGCTGGCCGGTTGCACCGTCGGCCAAGTGATCTTCCAGGGCCAGAGCTGCCAGGTGAACGTGCAGTTCACACCCGACGGTGCCGGCGAGAAGACCGCGACGGTGCAGGTGGCCAGCTCGGGCAGCCACCCGCCGACCTTGACGCTGCAAGGCACCGGCCTGGCGGCACCGGGCGCCGGCCTGGCCGTGTCGGCCACCGCAGTGAGTTTCAGCGGCACACAACAGGGCAGCCGGTCGCTACCGTCGGAGCTGACGCTGAGCAGCCGCGGCACCGGCAGCCTGCGGGTGACCGGGCTCGAGGTGCAAGGCCCCTACAACGTGCAGAACAAGTCGTGCCCCACCCTGCCCTTCACGCTGCCGCCCGGCAGCGAATGCACGCTGAGCATCACCTTCGAACCCACCGGCACCGGCGCGGCCGGCGGTGTGCTGAGCATCACCAGCGACGCCAGTGCGACACCCCAACAGGTGACGTTGAGCGGCGAAGGCACGCCGGCCGCCGACACCTCGGGCGGCGGTTGCTCGCTGGTCGAGGGGGACACGCTGGTCGACCCGACCCTGTGGGCACTGCTGCTGGCAGCCGGCGGCGTGCTGGTTTGGCGCCGGCGCGAAGGAGCGGCCGACGCCCGCGCGTCGCGGCACGGCGGAGCGCGGACGTGA
- the mrtJ gene encoding JDVT-CTERM system glutamic-type intramembrane protease MrtJ, with amino-acid sequence MIARSHDWSAPYGRAAAALLRAKPHVMQGRPGPRPAWPAAAAAAAVLLVAMTAAWSTGQPPLRAALLVALVPLAEEIVFRRGLQETLLRRGASPMGANLLTVFAFGAAHAAVRGDLAGAAVALPALWIGALYGRTRRVAPCAVLHGGLNALWLAAPALLAHVPALG; translated from the coding sequence GTGATCGCACGCAGCCACGACTGGAGCGCTCCGTATGGCAGGGCCGCGGCTGCGCTGCTGCGTGCCAAGCCGCACGTGATGCAAGGCCGGCCGGGCCCGCGGCCGGCGTGGCCGGCCGCTGCTGCTGCGGCGGCGGTGTTGCTGGTCGCGATGACAGCCGCCTGGTCGACCGGGCAGCCGCCCTTGCGCGCGGCGTTGCTGGTCGCACTCGTGCCGCTGGCCGAGGAGATCGTGTTCCGCCGCGGTTTGCAGGAGACGCTGCTGCGCCGGGGAGCGTCGCCGATGGGGGCCAACCTGCTCACGGTGTTCGCCTTCGGCGCCGCCCATGCGGCGGTGCGCGGCGACCTCGCCGGTGCTGCCGTGGCGTTGCCGGCCTTGTGGATCGGCGCGCTCTATGGCCGCACCCGCCGCGTGGCCCCCTGCGCCGTGCTGCATGGCGGCCTCAACGCGCTGTGGCTGGCCGCGCCCGCCCTGCTCGCCCACGTCCCGGCGCTCGGCTGA
- a CDS encoding porin, which translates to MSRSVCAALCALSLAAFSGGAQAQTDVSFHGVLDFSYGRFEPSGTIREHRYNSNSMTATHVGMTAKHGFDGGWTPGVTLETFVRLEKLRTGRTNDDPFFSRNAYAFLGSDYGTLRLGRQLTPLFDSTTRFNALANSVSFSPAVRHLFGSGALEGAQGDFYWNRAVGYVSPNLDGLVANVMYARGPSELKGDYSGGSLVYSRGLWAVSLAAQDVRVRDDIDDGIDEQVWQLGAAYNFGFAKLFGLYTQTRDRELEVRSKIASTGLSVPVGPGSVLAQVAYTTAEGPAVDRKHTTTSAAYLYAYSSLTDLYVVGMDDRVRGQTKGQSVALGVRTRF; encoded by the coding sequence TTGTCCCGATCCGTTTGCGCCGCGTTGTGCGCATTGAGCCTGGCAGCCTTCAGCGGCGGCGCGCAGGCCCAGACCGATGTGTCGTTCCACGGTGTGCTCGATTTCTCTTACGGGCGCTTCGAACCCAGCGGCACGATCCGCGAGCACCGCTACAACAGCAATTCGATGACGGCCACCCATGTGGGCATGACCGCGAAGCACGGCTTCGACGGCGGCTGGACGCCGGGGGTGACGCTCGAGACCTTTGTGCGGTTGGAGAAGCTGCGCACCGGCCGCACCAACGACGACCCCTTCTTCTCGCGCAATGCCTACGCCTTTCTGGGCAGCGACTACGGCACGCTGCGCCTGGGCCGCCAGTTGACGCCGCTGTTCGACAGCACCACCCGCTTCAACGCGCTGGCCAACTCGGTGTCGTTCTCGCCGGCGGTGCGGCATCTGTTCGGCAGCGGCGCGCTGGAAGGTGCACAAGGCGACTTCTATTGGAACCGCGCGGTCGGCTATGTGTCGCCCAACCTCGACGGCCTGGTGGCCAACGTGATGTATGCGCGCGGCCCGTCCGAGCTGAAGGGCGATTACAGCGGCGGCAGCCTGGTGTACTCGCGCGGGCTGTGGGCGGTGTCGCTGGCGGCGCAGGACGTGCGGGTGCGTGACGACATCGACGATGGCATCGATGAACAGGTGTGGCAGTTGGGGGCGGCCTACAACTTCGGCTTCGCCAAGCTGTTCGGCCTGTACACGCAGACCCGCGACCGCGAACTGGAAGTGCGCAGCAAGATCGCCTCGACCGGCTTGTCGGTGCCGGTCGGGCCGGGCAGCGTGCTGGCGCAGGTGGCCTACACCACCGCCGAGGGGCCGGCCGTCGATCGCAAGCACACGACCACCAGCGCGGCTTACCTGTACGCCTATTCGAGCCTGACCGATTTGTATGTGGTGGGCATGGACGACCGCGTGCGAGGGCAGACCAAGGGGCAGTCGGTGGCGTTGGGGGTGCGGACGCGGTTTTGA
- a CDS encoding ATP-binding protein, translated as MDPALPFVYRRTELAKVYCAALEGRGVLDFTSGLFLAAPRRTGKSTFLREDLIPEMRGLGWEPVYVDLWSDRARDPAELITAAVRGALTRHDGPVLKAAKRVGLDRLNVMGTLSLDLAKVGQPGGATLADALERLHQQSGKPIALLIDEAQHALSTEAGTQTMFALKAARDRLNQGTGTRGLHLVMTGSNRDKLAHLVLRKSEPFYGAGITRFPLLDRGFVEAYAQWLNQQFAAGMQFEVDALERAFELVGRRPEMLKQVVGESVSEFGGAAALSAQVASNAKELQRRAWRDFESVYNGLPDTQKAVLDGVARLSPDYEPFSEDAHQAYQAVMGKRLAASTVQAALDALREKELLWRAGRGAYAFEDDGLRAWYLEQHRSPPHIEGPSEG; from the coding sequence ATGGACCCGGCTTTGCCCTTCGTCTACCGGCGCACTGAGCTCGCCAAGGTCTACTGTGCCGCACTCGAGGGACGCGGCGTGCTCGACTTCACGTCCGGCCTCTTCCTGGCCGCGCCCCGACGCACCGGCAAGTCGACGTTTCTGCGGGAAGACCTGATCCCCGAGATGCGCGGCCTTGGCTGGGAACCGGTGTACGTCGATCTCTGGTCTGATCGCGCCCGCGACCCGGCGGAATTGATCACGGCCGCCGTGCGCGGGGCGCTCACGCGCCATGACGGGCCGGTGCTGAAAGCTGCGAAACGTGTCGGCCTCGACCGCCTGAACGTCATGGGCACTCTCTCGCTGGATCTTGCCAAGGTCGGCCAACCCGGCGGAGCCACCTTGGCCGACGCGTTGGAGCGCCTGCACCAGCAATCCGGCAAGCCTATCGCGCTGCTGATCGACGAGGCCCAGCACGCCTTGTCGACGGAGGCGGGCACGCAGACCATGTTCGCCCTCAAGGCGGCACGTGATCGCCTCAACCAGGGCACCGGAACCCGCGGCCTGCATCTGGTGATGACAGGCTCCAACCGCGACAAACTGGCCCATCTGGTGCTGCGCAAGAGCGAGCCGTTCTACGGCGCCGGCATCACGCGCTTTCCCTTGCTCGACCGCGGCTTCGTGGAAGCCTACGCGCAGTGGTTGAACCAGCAGTTCGCTGCGGGCATGCAGTTCGAGGTGGACGCCTTGGAGCGCGCGTTCGAGCTGGTGGGGCGCCGCCCCGAGATGCTCAAGCAGGTGGTCGGCGAAAGCGTGTCAGAGTTCGGCGGGGCCGCCGCGCTCTCGGCACAGGTCGCCTCCAACGCAAAGGAACTGCAGCGGCGTGCATGGCGCGATTTCGAGTCGGTGTACAACGGACTGCCGGACACGCAGAAAGCCGTCTTGGACGGTGTCGCCCGTTTGTCGCCGGACTACGAACCCTTTTCCGAGGACGCGCACCAGGCCTACCAAGCCGTGATGGGCAAGCGGCTGGCCGCGTCGACCGTGCAGGCCGCCCTCGACGCGCTGCGCGAAAAAGAGCTGTTGTGGCGTGCCGGGCGAGGCGCGTATGCCTTCGAGGACGACGGGCTGCGGGCTTGGTATCTGGAACAGCACCGGTCGCCTCCGCACATCGAAGGGCCCAGCGAAGGCTGA
- a CDS encoding PQQ-binding-like beta-propeller repeat protein, whose amino-acid sequence MTTTPRRRAGLLAAMVLAIGLGACSVTPPSRPNGWSTPEVLVAPSAFKGVHGLAVDAQGRLLAGSVVGNAIWEVDRNTGAAKVFIGAPQGQADDIAVGPKGELAWTAYLQGALHYRERDDAPIRVLASGLPGLNSLAFDPRNGKLYASQVFLGDAVWEIDVAGQKPPRLIAKDVGGFNGFEVGPDGLLYGPLWFKGQVVKLDPADGKVTPINREFTVPAAANLDGKGKLWVVDTYHGQLASVDLTTGRKTVVQQLNKAVDNLAIAPDGTIYVANMADNSVQAYQPTTGQLRTLTSGKVAVPGGLEIDGDSLYVTDLFAFRKVDLMTGAVSDIFRMQSSDLEYPFSLGLSAQQFVLTSWFTGTVHVIDRTNYKTKALIHKLKAPSDAVVLPDGSLLVVELGTGTLTQMSGSDYQQRRVVVSGLQGPVQLLLGRDGAAYLTEAAGTLTRVNLADGAKTVVASGLAMPEGVAQTPWGSFIVAETAARRLTEIDPVSGAKRSVAENLPIGFEPGPGMPAPYLPTGVAVAADGTVYFSADRDNGIYRLRPWR is encoded by the coding sequence CAGCGTCACGCCCCCCTCCCGGCCCAACGGCTGGTCGACACCCGAAGTGCTCGTGGCGCCGTCCGCCTTCAAGGGGGTGCATGGCCTGGCGGTCGACGCCCAGGGGCGGCTGCTGGCCGGCAGTGTGGTCGGCAATGCGATCTGGGAAGTGGACCGCAACACGGGCGCCGCCAAGGTCTTCATCGGCGCACCGCAGGGCCAGGCCGACGACATCGCCGTCGGCCCCAAGGGCGAGCTGGCCTGGACGGCCTATCTGCAAGGCGCGCTGCACTACCGCGAACGCGACGACGCGCCGATCCGCGTGCTGGCCTCCGGCCTGCCCGGCCTCAACTCGCTTGCCTTCGACCCACGCAACGGCAAGCTCTATGCGAGCCAGGTGTTTCTGGGCGACGCGGTGTGGGAGATCGACGTGGCCGGCCAGAAGCCGCCTCGCCTGATCGCCAAGGACGTCGGCGGTTTCAACGGCTTCGAGGTCGGCCCCGATGGCCTGCTGTATGGGCCGCTGTGGTTCAAGGGCCAGGTGGTCAAGCTCGACCCGGCCGACGGCAAGGTGACGCCGATCAACCGCGAGTTCACCGTGCCGGCCGCGGCCAACCTCGACGGCAAGGGCAAGCTGTGGGTGGTCGACACCTACCACGGCCAGCTGGCGTCGGTCGACCTCACGACCGGCCGCAAGACCGTGGTGCAGCAGCTCAACAAGGCGGTCGACAACCTCGCCATCGCGCCCGACGGCACCATCTACGTGGCCAACATGGCTGACAACTCGGTGCAGGCCTACCAGCCCACCACCGGCCAGCTGCGCACCCTGACCAGCGGCAAGGTGGCCGTGCCCGGAGGCCTCGAGATCGACGGCGACAGCCTCTACGTGACGGACCTGTTCGCCTTCCGCAAGGTCGACCTGATGACCGGCGCCGTCAGCGACATCTTCCGCATGCAGTCGTCCGACCTCGAGTACCCGTTCTCGCTGGGGCTGTCCGCCCAGCAGTTCGTGCTGACCTCCTGGTTCACCGGCACCGTGCACGTGATCGACCGCACCAACTACAAGACCAAGGCGCTGATCCACAAACTCAAGGCGCCTTCCGACGCAGTGGTGTTGCCCGACGGCAGCCTTTTGGTGGTCGAACTGGGCACCGGCACGTTGACGCAGATGAGCGGCTCCGACTATCAGCAACGCCGCGTCGTGGTGTCCGGACTGCAGGGCCCGGTGCAACTGCTGCTCGGCCGGGACGGCGCGGCCTACCTGACCGAGGCGGCCGGCACGCTGACGCGTGTGAACCTCGCCGATGGTGCGAAGACGGTGGTGGCGAGCGGCTTGGCGATGCCCGAAGGGGTGGCGCAAACGCCGTGGGGCAGCTTCATCGTCGCCGAGACGGCAGCCCGCCGCCTGACCGAGATCGACCCCGTCAGCGGGGCCAAGCGCAGTGTGGCCGAGAACCTGCCGATCGGGTTCGAACCCGGCCCCGGTATGCCGGCACCGTACCTGCCGACCGGCGTGGCCGTGGCGGCCGACGGCACGGTCTACTTCAGCGCCGACCGCGACAACGGCATCTACCGGCTGCGTCCCTGGCGATAA